In a genomic window of Gossypium arboreum isolate Shixiya-1 chromosome 7, ASM2569848v2, whole genome shotgun sequence:
- the LOC108470124 gene encoding NADPH-dependent diflavin oxidoreductase 1 isoform X3: MSHLLLPGAISSRQDLVMSFFATAEHEKERLQYFASPEGRDDLYQYNQKERRTVLEVLEDFPSVQMPFEWFVQLAPPLKNRAFSISSSPLAHPTQVHLTVDVVSWTTPFKRKRQGLCSTWLASLDPEQSIYIPVWFHKGLLPPPPPSLPLIVIGPGTGCAPFRGFVEERAVQSQSSTIAPTLLFFGCRNENNDFLYRDFWFSHSENDGVLSEAKGGGFYAAFSRDQPQKVYVQHKMQEQSERIWNLLCEGAAIYVAGSSTKMPSDVMVAFEEIISKESGAPRESVVRWLRSLEKAGKYHVEAWS, encoded by the exons ATGTCACATCTGCTTCTCCCAGGCGCTATTTCTTCGAGGCAAGATCTT GTGATGAGCTTCTTTGCCACTGCTGAACATGAGAAAGAAAGACTCCAGTATTTTGCTTCACCTGAAGGAAGAGATGATCTTTATCAGTACAACCAGAAGGAAAGAAGAACTGTTCTGGAG GTATTGGAGGATTTCCCTTCTGTGCAAATGCCATTTGAGTGGTTTGTGCAATTGGCTCCACCACTGAAAAACAGAGCTTTCTCCATTTCTTCTTCCCCTTTGGCTCACCCAACTCAAGTGCATTTGACTGTGGATGTCGTGTCATGGACAACACCTTTCAAGCGGAAAAGACAAGGCCTCTGCTCAACATGGCTGGCCAGTCTCGATCCTGAACAAA GTATATACATTCCAGTGTGGTTTCATAAGGGTTTACTGCCTCCCCCACCACCTTCGCTTCCCCTCATTGTCATTGGTCCTGGAACTGGTTGTGCACCTTTTCGTGGATTTGTGGAGGAAAGAGCTGTACAGAGTCAATCTAGTACAATTGCTCCAACTCTTCTCTTCTTTGGTTGCCGAAATGAGAATAATGACTTTCTGTATAGAGATTTTTGGTTCTCCCATTCAGAAAATGACGGAGTGCTTTCTGAAGCCAAGGGTGGTGGGTTTTACGCTGCCTTCTCGAGAGACCAACCCCAGAAGGTTTATGTCCAACATAAAATGCAGGAACAAAGTGAAAGGATTTGGAATTTGCTGTGTGAGGGAGCGGCCATCTATGTTGCAGGGTCTTCAACAAAAATGCCATCAGATGTGATGGTAGCCTTTGAGGAGATTATATCTAAGGAAAGTGGGGCTCCGAGGGAATCTGTGGTGAGATGGCTGAGGTCCTTAGAAAAAGCTGGTAAATATCATGTTGAAGCTTGGTCATGA
- the LOC108470124 gene encoding NADPH-dependent diflavin oxidoreductase 1 isoform X2, with the protein MEMKSKTLLILYATQTGNALDVAERIAREAERRACTVVIRSTDDYDANSLPAEDTVIFVVSTTGQGDTPDSMKVFWRFLLQRNLGSHWLEGIHYAVFGLGDSGYQKYNFVAKKLDKRLSDLGATAVVERGLGDDQHPSGYEAALDPWLSSFWSRLNEIKPHFFPKGPDFLVSNEELIGLPKFQVTYHNVDDIDSRLSTATDFKYLQMQIGRARSMSSGKVPHEKCKPDAFLKMVKNFPLTRASHEKDVRHFEFEFVSQVIKYEIGDVLEVLPSQSPAAVDSFIQRCNLDPESLITVHPREMENRHIDNNVNTLDVPIKLRTFVELTMDVTSASPRRYFFEVMSFFATAEHEKERLQYFASPEGRDDLYQYNQKERRTVLEVLEDFPSVQMPFEWFVQLAPPLKNRAFSISSSPLAHPTQVHLTVDVVSWTTPFKRKRQGLCSTWLASLDPEQSIYIPVWFHKGLLPPPPPSLPLIVIGPGTGCAPFRGFVEERAVQSQSSTIAPTLLFFGCRNENNDFLYRDFWFSHSENDGVLSEAKGGGFYAAFSRDQPQKVYVQHKMQEQSERIWNLLCEGAAIYVAGSSTKMPSDVMVAFEEIISKESGAPRESVVRWLRSLEKAGKYHVEAWS; encoded by the exons ATGGAGATGAAGTCGAAGACACTACTCATACTATACGCAACTCAGACGGGAAACGCATTAGATGTAGCCGAGCGTATTGCACGAGAAGCTGAGCGAAGAGCCTGCACCGTCGTTATTCGTTCAACCGACGATTATGATGCT AATTCGTTGCCTGCTGAAGACACTGTCATTTTTGTTGTTTCTACCACAGGCCAAGGGGATACTCCAGATTCTATGAAG GTATTTTGGAGGTTTCTTCTGCAAAGAAATCTTGGCAGCCATTGGTTGGAAGGAATTCACTATGCAGTGTTTGGATTAGGAGATTCAGGGTACCAAAAATATAAT TTTGTTGCAAAGAAGCTTGATAAAAGACTTTCAGACCTTGGGGCTACAGCTGTTGTTGAGAGAGGTTTGGGAGATGATCAGCATCCTTCAGG GTATGAAGCTGCCTTAGATCCTTGGTTATCATCATTTTGGAGTAGGTTAAATGAGATCAAGCCCCATTTCTTTCCAAAAGGTCCAGATTTTTTGGTTTCAAATGAGGAATTAATTGGCCTGCCGAAATTTCAAGTCACTTATCATAATGTCGATGACATTGATTCCCGATTATCAACTGCAACAG ATTTTAAATACCTTCAGATGCAAATTGGGAGGGCTCGTTCAATGTCTTCCGGAAAAGTTCCTCATGAGAAATGCAAGCCTGATGCCTTTCTCAAAATG GTGAAAAATTTCCCATTGACCAGAGCAAGCCACGAAAAAGATGTGCGTCACtttgaatttgaatttgtttCTCAG gtgattaaatatgaaattggtgatGTTCTAGAGGTTCTCCCTTCACAGAGTCCTGCAGCAGTTGATTCTTTCATACAGCGCTGTAATTTGGATCCTGAATCATTAATAACA GTCCATCCTAGAGAAATGGAAAACCGCCATATTGACAACAATGTAAATACTTTGGATGTACCCATTAAATTAAGAACTTTTGTGGAACTGACAATGGATGTCACATCTGCTTCTCCCAGGCGCTATTTCTTCGAG GTGATGAGCTTCTTTGCCACTGCTGAACATGAGAAAGAAAGACTCCAGTATTTTGCTTCACCTGAAGGAAGAGATGATCTTTATCAGTACAACCAGAAGGAAAGAAGAACTGTTCTGGAG GTATTGGAGGATTTCCCTTCTGTGCAAATGCCATTTGAGTGGTTTGTGCAATTGGCTCCACCACTGAAAAACAGAGCTTTCTCCATTTCTTCTTCCCCTTTGGCTCACCCAACTCAAGTGCATTTGACTGTGGATGTCGTGTCATGGACAACACCTTTCAAGCGGAAAAGACAAGGCCTCTGCTCAACATGGCTGGCCAGTCTCGATCCTGAACAAA GTATATACATTCCAGTGTGGTTTCATAAGGGTTTACTGCCTCCCCCACCACCTTCGCTTCCCCTCATTGTCATTGGTCCTGGAACTGGTTGTGCACCTTTTCGTGGATTTGTGGAGGAAAGAGCTGTACAGAGTCAATCTAGTACAATTGCTCCAACTCTTCTCTTCTTTGGTTGCCGAAATGAGAATAATGACTTTCTGTATAGAGATTTTTGGTTCTCCCATTCAGAAAATGACGGAGTGCTTTCTGAAGCCAAGGGTGGTGGGTTTTACGCTGCCTTCTCGAGAGACCAACCCCAGAAGGTTTATGTCCAACATAAAATGCAGGAACAAAGTGAAAGGATTTGGAATTTGCTGTGTGAGGGAGCGGCCATCTATGTTGCAGGGTCTTCAACAAAAATGCCATCAGATGTGATGGTAGCCTTTGAGGAGATTATATCTAAGGAAAGTGGGGCTCCGAGGGAATCTGTGGTGAGATGGCTGAGGTCCTTAGAAAAAGCTGGTAAATATCATGTTGAAGCTTGGTCATGA
- the LOC108470124 gene encoding NADPH-dependent diflavin oxidoreductase 1 isoform X1 — translation MEMKSKTLLILYATQTGNALDVAERIAREAERRACTVVIRSTDDYDAVSYLFLFLFPFKIIFLSNLLDTVLQNSLPAEDTVIFVVSTTGQGDTPDSMKVFWRFLLQRNLGSHWLEGIHYAVFGLGDSGYQKYNFVAKKLDKRLSDLGATAVVERGLGDDQHPSGYEAALDPWLSSFWSRLNEIKPHFFPKGPDFLVSNEELIGLPKFQVTYHNVDDIDSRLSTATDFKYLQMQIGRARSMSSGKVPHEKCKPDAFLKMVKNFPLTRASHEKDVRHFEFEFVSQVIKYEIGDVLEVLPSQSPAAVDSFIQRCNLDPESLITVHPREMENRHIDNNVNTLDVPIKLRTFVELTMDVTSASPRRYFFEVMSFFATAEHEKERLQYFASPEGRDDLYQYNQKERRTVLEVLEDFPSVQMPFEWFVQLAPPLKNRAFSISSSPLAHPTQVHLTVDVVSWTTPFKRKRQGLCSTWLASLDPEQSIYIPVWFHKGLLPPPPPSLPLIVIGPGTGCAPFRGFVEERAVQSQSSTIAPTLLFFGCRNENNDFLYRDFWFSHSENDGVLSEAKGGGFYAAFSRDQPQKVYVQHKMQEQSERIWNLLCEGAAIYVAGSSTKMPSDVMVAFEEIISKESGAPRESVVRWLRSLEKAGKYHVEAWS, via the exons ATGGAGATGAAGTCGAAGACACTACTCATACTATACGCAACTCAGACGGGAAACGCATTAGATGTAGCCGAGCGTATTGCACGAGAAGCTGAGCGAAGAGCCTGCACCGTCGTTATTCGTTCAACCGACGATTATGATGCTGTAAGTTatctcttcctttttctttttccatttaaaattatttttctgaGTAACTTACTTGATACTGTTTTGCAGAATTCGTTGCCTGCTGAAGACACTGTCATTTTTGTTGTTTCTACCACAGGCCAAGGGGATACTCCAGATTCTATGAAG GTATTTTGGAGGTTTCTTCTGCAAAGAAATCTTGGCAGCCATTGGTTGGAAGGAATTCACTATGCAGTGTTTGGATTAGGAGATTCAGGGTACCAAAAATATAAT TTTGTTGCAAAGAAGCTTGATAAAAGACTTTCAGACCTTGGGGCTACAGCTGTTGTTGAGAGAGGTTTGGGAGATGATCAGCATCCTTCAGG GTATGAAGCTGCCTTAGATCCTTGGTTATCATCATTTTGGAGTAGGTTAAATGAGATCAAGCCCCATTTCTTTCCAAAAGGTCCAGATTTTTTGGTTTCAAATGAGGAATTAATTGGCCTGCCGAAATTTCAAGTCACTTATCATAATGTCGATGACATTGATTCCCGATTATCAACTGCAACAG ATTTTAAATACCTTCAGATGCAAATTGGGAGGGCTCGTTCAATGTCTTCCGGAAAAGTTCCTCATGAGAAATGCAAGCCTGATGCCTTTCTCAAAATG GTGAAAAATTTCCCATTGACCAGAGCAAGCCACGAAAAAGATGTGCGTCACtttgaatttgaatttgtttCTCAG gtgattaaatatgaaattggtgatGTTCTAGAGGTTCTCCCTTCACAGAGTCCTGCAGCAGTTGATTCTTTCATACAGCGCTGTAATTTGGATCCTGAATCATTAATAACA GTCCATCCTAGAGAAATGGAAAACCGCCATATTGACAACAATGTAAATACTTTGGATGTACCCATTAAATTAAGAACTTTTGTGGAACTGACAATGGATGTCACATCTGCTTCTCCCAGGCGCTATTTCTTCGAG GTGATGAGCTTCTTTGCCACTGCTGAACATGAGAAAGAAAGACTCCAGTATTTTGCTTCACCTGAAGGAAGAGATGATCTTTATCAGTACAACCAGAAGGAAAGAAGAACTGTTCTGGAG GTATTGGAGGATTTCCCTTCTGTGCAAATGCCATTTGAGTGGTTTGTGCAATTGGCTCCACCACTGAAAAACAGAGCTTTCTCCATTTCTTCTTCCCCTTTGGCTCACCCAACTCAAGTGCATTTGACTGTGGATGTCGTGTCATGGACAACACCTTTCAAGCGGAAAAGACAAGGCCTCTGCTCAACATGGCTGGCCAGTCTCGATCCTGAACAAA GTATATACATTCCAGTGTGGTTTCATAAGGGTTTACTGCCTCCCCCACCACCTTCGCTTCCCCTCATTGTCATTGGTCCTGGAACTGGTTGTGCACCTTTTCGTGGATTTGTGGAGGAAAGAGCTGTACAGAGTCAATCTAGTACAATTGCTCCAACTCTTCTCTTCTTTGGTTGCCGAAATGAGAATAATGACTTTCTGTATAGAGATTTTTGGTTCTCCCATTCAGAAAATGACGGAGTGCTTTCTGAAGCCAAGGGTGGTGGGTTTTACGCTGCCTTCTCGAGAGACCAACCCCAGAAGGTTTATGTCCAACATAAAATGCAGGAACAAAGTGAAAGGATTTGGAATTTGCTGTGTGAGGGAGCGGCCATCTATGTTGCAGGGTCTTCAACAAAAATGCCATCAGATGTGATGGTAGCCTTTGAGGAGATTATATCTAAGGAAAGTGGGGCTCCGAGGGAATCTGTGGTGAGATGGCTGAGGTCCTTAGAAAAAGCTGGTAAATATCATGTTGAAGCTTGGTCATGA